A window of the Arenibacter algicola genome harbors these coding sequences:
- a CDS encoding tryptophan 2,3-dioxygenase family protein: MLNITNKIVEKYQSLGENPDTYLEGLLHAKPITYWDYVEVETLLSLQRPRTNFKDESIFIMYHQVTELYLKMMLHELEQIVDEKIPTTAFLINKVDRLIHYTSMLISSFDIMKVGMDYEDYNTFRKTLTPASGFQSAQFRFIELHCTSLVNLISQRFIKEHSNNPDLRECFEHIYWKDAGTDPKTGKKTLTLQLFEEKYLPKLTETAKTVMGNTLEDKLDQLPYVPDALRNRLRTFDRLYNIDWPMVHLSTAEHYLDQKGENKQATGGSDWKKYLHPKYQQRKFFPSLWTEIEKQNWGINHKNEHYGSIEQATIDAP, from the coding sequence ATGTTAAACATTACCAACAAAATAGTCGAAAAATACCAATCCCTTGGGGAAAATCCCGACACCTATCTGGAGGGCCTACTACACGCAAAGCCTATTACCTATTGGGATTATGTAGAAGTGGAGACACTTCTTTCCCTTCAAAGGCCGAGGACCAATTTTAAGGATGAGTCCATTTTTATTATGTACCATCAGGTAACCGAATTGTACCTGAAAATGATGCTGCATGAATTAGAACAGATAGTAGATGAAAAAATACCTACTACTGCCTTTCTCATTAATAAAGTGGACCGACTTATACATTATACCTCCATGCTAATCAGTTCCTTTGATATTATGAAGGTCGGAATGGACTATGAGGATTACAATACCTTTCGCAAAACCTTAACCCCTGCCAGCGGCTTTCAATCCGCGCAATTCCGGTTTATTGAACTTCATTGCACCTCCTTGGTAAATTTAATTAGCCAGAGATTTATAAAAGAACATTCCAACAATCCAGATTTAAGGGAATGTTTTGAACATATTTATTGGAAAGATGCCGGAACAGATCCCAAAACTGGCAAAAAGACCTTGACACTTCAACTATTTGAGGAAAAATATCTCCCAAAGTTGACAGAAACAGCCAAAACTGTAATGGGGAATACCTTGGAAGACAAGTTGGACCAACTGCCCTATGTCCCGGATGCACTCAGAAATAGACTTCGCACCTTCGACAGGTTATACAATATAGATTGGCCAATGGTCCATTTAAGTACTGCCGAACATTATTTGGACCAAAAAGGAGAAAACAAACAGGCTACTGGTGGTTCGGATTGGAAAAAATACCTCCATCCAAAATATCAGCAACGAAAATTCTTTCCAAGTTTATGGACGGAAATCGAAAAACAAAACTGGGGAATTAATCATAAAAATGAACATTATGGAAGTATTGAACAGGCCACAATTGACGCACCTTGA
- a CDS encoding cupin domain-containing protein gives MEVLNRPQLTHLEIGEKLKVLQIKASANMGMPEHSSSHEAVIVVQEGKAILKTKDTNYILKKGSTMLVPAGLEHSLTVLKDFKAVAIMATDSIINFKN, from the coding sequence ATGGAAGTATTGAACAGGCCACAATTGACGCACCTTGAGATAGGCGAAAAACTTAAAGTACTACAAATTAAAGCCTCGGCGAACATGGGGATGCCAGAACACAGCAGTTCACATGAAGCCGTCATTGTTGTCCAAGAAGGTAAGGCAATCCTTAAGACCAAGGATACTAATTACATATTGAAGAAAGGTTCTACCATGTTGGTTCCGGCAGGATTGGAACATAGTCTTACCGTATTAAAGGATTTTAAAGCAGTAGCCATTATGGCGACAGATTCAATTATAAATTTTAAAAATTAA
- the ric gene encoding iron-sulfur cluster repair di-iron protein, whose product MENLMTKNIGEIVAENYRTAQVFKNHKIDFCCKGNRSIVEVAEKSKLDPNLLLQEIETVQHQTNDDIIDFKTWPLDLLADYIEKKHHRNVEAQIPILNQYLAKLCRVHGDRHPELYEITEHFNKSAGELAMHMKKEELIVFPAVRKMIQSKQYGSTLAEQHFGTIQNPIQMMIMEHENEGDRFRLIEELSNNYNPPADACNTYRVTFSLLQEFEEDLHRHIHLENNILFPKAIALEKELSA is encoded by the coding sequence ATGGAAAACTTAATGACCAAAAACATTGGTGAAATAGTAGCAGAAAACTACCGTACGGCACAAGTGTTCAAAAATCATAAAATAGATTTTTGTTGTAAGGGCAACCGAAGTATTGTAGAGGTTGCCGAAAAAAGTAAACTGGACCCCAATCTACTTTTACAAGAAATTGAAACGGTGCAGCATCAGACCAATGATGACATTATCGATTTTAAAACATGGCCCTTGGACCTATTGGCAGATTATATAGAGAAAAAACATCATAGAAATGTGGAGGCACAAATACCTATTCTAAATCAATATCTGGCCAAGCTATGTCGGGTACATGGAGATCGGCATCCAGAGCTTTATGAAATTACGGAACACTTCAATAAAAGTGCCGGAGAACTGGCCATGCACATGAAAAAAGAGGAACTCATCGTTTTCCCAGCCGTCCGCAAAATGATACAGAGCAAACAATACGGTAGTACACTGGCAGAACAACATTTTGGTACTATTCAAAATCCTATACAAATGATGATAATGGAGCATGAGAACGAAGGGGACAGATTTAGACTTATAGAGGAGTTGAGCAATAACTATAATCCACCTGCAGATGCCTGCAACACCTATAGAGTAACGTTTTCCCTACTACAGGAATTTGAAGAGGATTTGCATAGACATATACATTTGGAGAATAATATACTATTCCCAAAAGCCATTGCCCTGGAAAAAGAATTAAGCGCTTAA
- a CDS encoding hemerythrin domain-containing protein: protein MKVKPIKRHKAIQPLSREHHQGLLLSWKIRTGLSKGVSTDRIKTYADWFYKTYLTPHFEEEEKHLFPILGNDHILVKKAIAQHRRLDRLFKSTSELKKSLNHIEEELEQHIRFEERVLFNEIQKVATEQQLQFILEHHNQTKFLENTTDRFWE from the coding sequence ATGAAAGTTAAACCTATAAAAAGACATAAAGCCATACAACCTTTGAGCAGGGAACACCATCAAGGTTTGTTATTGTCATGGAAAATTAGGACCGGTCTTTCCAAAGGAGTATCTACAGATCGGATAAAGACCTACGCTGATTGGTTTTACAAAACCTATTTGACCCCCCATTTTGAAGAGGAGGAAAAACACCTATTCCCAATTCTTGGAAATGACCACATCTTGGTAAAAAAGGCTATTGCACAACATCGCAGACTAGATCGCCTTTTCAAGAGTACTTCCGAATTAAAAAAGTCCTTAAACCATATAGAGGAAGAACTGGAACAACATATCCGATTTGAAGAAAGGGTACTGTTCAATGAAATTCAGAAGGTGGCTACCGAACAACAATTACAATTCATTTTAGAACATCATAACCAAACCAAATTTTTGGAAAATACCACAGATAGATTTTGGGAATAA
- a CDS encoding 2Fe-2S iron-sulfur cluster-binding protein, giving the protein MKLEPYTFTYLDEFGDTNSATCRPNEYHSLMELLFDKYLQEWGDCKGRAWCGTCHVHILEGSLSSKMQKEEKQTLSHLDEACPQSRLACQIPINAELHNLVFKIITDNDFG; this is encoded by the coding sequence ATGAAGCTGGAACCTTACACTTTTACCTATTTAGACGAATTTGGAGACACCAATTCTGCCACCTGTAGGCCAAACGAATACCATAGCCTCATGGAACTACTTTTTGACAAATATTTACAGGAATGGGGAGACTGTAAGGGCAGGGCATGGTGCGGAACTTGCCATGTACACATTCTTGAAGGCTCTTTGAGTTCGAAAATGCAAAAAGAAGAAAAACAGACCTTGTCCCATCTGGATGAGGCCTGCCCTCAAAGTAGATTGGCATGCCAAATTCCCATCAATGCGGAGCTGCATAATTTAGTTTTTAAAATAATAACGGATAATGATTTTGGATAA
- a CDS encoding group III truncated hemoglobin has translation MISKSEIKERKDVNLLVVSFYAKIREHQILGPIFNNIIKDWDSHLELLTDFWESQLLLKRKYIGNPITVHQEVDKKMNHSITPEHFGLWLNEWFATIDELFEGEVAWIAKNRAQKMSTMLYMNIYQHRARNN, from the coding sequence ATGATATCAAAATCGGAAATAAAGGAGCGAAAGGATGTGAACCTCTTGGTGGTCAGTTTTTATGCCAAGATTAGGGAGCACCAAATATTGGGGCCCATTTTTAATAATATAATCAAAGACTGGGACAGTCACTTGGAATTACTGACCGATTTTTGGGAGAGTCAATTACTCTTAAAACGTAAATATATAGGCAACCCCATCACCGTTCACCAAGAGGTGGACAAGAAAATGAACCATAGTATTACCCCTGAACATTTTGGACTTTGGCTGAACGAATGGTTTGCTACTATTGATGAGCTTTTTGAAGGGGAAGTGGCATGGATTGCAAAAAACAGGGCACAGAAAATGTCCACAATGCTATACATGAACATTTATCAACACAGAGCTAGGAACAATTAG
- a CDS encoding ABC transporter permease: MIKILKYSFYDLMRSRWSYVYFLFYLLLGFVLLFLNNELSKAVITLMNVIIVLVPLIGTIFGVMYFYNSKEFTELLLAQPIKRSSIFLGQYFGVAGSLTMSLVLGLGIPFALYGLFESNAIWDFSLLLITGAFLTLIFTAVAFNIALSNENKIKGFGYAVLAWLFLAVIYDGLFLMSLIVFEEYPLDNLSLIATMFNPIDLSRTLILLKLDISALLGYTGAIFKQFFGTNLGLFISIIMLFLWTVIPVWRLAYVSKRKDF, encoded by the coding sequence ATGATTAAGATATTAAAATATAGTTTCTACGACCTAATGCGTAGCCGCTGGAGTTACGTTTATTTTCTGTTCTATCTGTTGTTGGGCTTTGTGCTGTTGTTTTTGAACAATGAGCTTTCCAAGGCCGTTATAACCTTAATGAACGTTATCATTGTTCTGGTACCCCTTATCGGGACCATATTTGGAGTCATGTACTTTTATAATTCCAAGGAATTTACAGAATTGCTTTTGGCACAGCCCATCAAAAGATCCTCCATTTTTCTTGGCCAATATTTCGGTGTGGCCGGCTCCCTTACTATGAGTCTGGTCTTGGGATTGGGCATCCCCTTTGCCTTGTACGGATTGTTTGAAAGCAATGCTATTTGGGACTTTTCACTTTTATTGATAACAGGTGCTTTTTTAACACTGATCTTTACTGCTGTAGCCTTTAATATTGCCTTGTCTAACGAAAACAAGATAAAGGGTTTTGGGTATGCCGTTCTGGCCTGGTTGTTTTTGGCAGTAATTTATGATGGATTATTTCTAATGTCATTGATCGTTTTTGAGGAGTACCCCCTGGATAACCTGTCATTGATTGCTACCATGTTTAATCCTATAGACCTATCCAGGACCTTAATTCTGTTAAAGCTGGATATTTCCGCTCTTTTAGGGTATACAGGTGCTATTTTTAAGCAGTTTTTCGGGACTAATTTGGGACTTTTTATATCTATTATTATGCTGTTCCTGTGGACGGTCATCCCTGTTTGGCGCTTGGCCTATGTTTCCAAAAGAAAGGACTTTTAA
- a CDS encoding ABC transporter ATP-binding protein → MIQVESLHKKFGKNVVLTGLELNIDQGGIFAILGPNGSGKTTLIKTVLGMVIPNKGTITVMDSTVRNSWKYRQDINYLPQIANFPGNLKVKELIAMIKDIRQKPSDEQKLIAQFGLEPFLDKKLSNLSGGTKQKVNIVLTFMFDSPLIILDEPTNGLDPLSLIRLKELIFEEKAKGKTFLITSHIMQFVEEVSDQIVYLLEGKIYFKGSIAELKTKTGQSNFEHAIAAISTHNNHD, encoded by the coding sequence ATGATACAGGTCGAAAGCCTTCATAAGAAATTTGGTAAAAATGTGGTATTGACCGGATTGGAACTTAATATAGACCAAGGCGGTATTTTTGCCATCCTGGGACCCAATGGTTCCGGTAAAACAACTTTGATCAAAACAGTATTGGGGATGGTAATTCCCAATAAGGGAACCATAACCGTTATGGATTCAACTGTTAGAAATAGTTGGAAGTATCGCCAAGACATAAATTACCTTCCGCAAATTGCCAATTTCCCAGGAAACCTCAAGGTCAAGGAACTAATAGCAATGATAAAGGATATTAGGCAAAAACCGAGCGATGAACAGAAGTTGATTGCCCAATTTGGATTGGAACCATTCTTGGATAAAAAATTGAGCAACCTTTCCGGAGGTACCAAACAAAAGGTAAATATTGTACTGACCTTTATGTTCGACAGTCCCTTGATAATTTTGGACGAACCCACCAATGGTCTGGATCCCTTATCGTTGATCCGTCTCAAGGAGCTTATTTTTGAGGAAAAGGCAAAGGGAAAGACTTTCTTGATCACCTCCCATATCATGCAGTTTGTAGAAGAGGTTTCCGACCAGATCGTATACCTGCTTGAAGGTAAAATTTACTTTAAGGGCAGCATTGCGGAATTAAAGACCAAAACCGGACAAAGCAATTTTGAACATGCCATTGCGGCAATATCAACCCACAACAACCATGATTAA
- a CDS encoding nitrous oxide reductase family maturation protein NosD yields MGRITLLFCFLLCLVGNHLWAGTITVCGSCEVKTIKQGIAVAADFDTLLIKKGTYKEFNIQVTKPLTIIGENYPVIDGEDKGEIITIVSDNVTIDGLFIINVGTSYTADYAAIRVVQSENFLIQNVVLEKLFFGIYLEKSKNGRVYHNKIIGDAVDEYNSGNGIQLWYSQNIVVERNIVQHVRDGIYLEFSDNITIENNISSDNLRYGLHFMFSNDDVYKDNTFENNGAGVAVMFSKRIKMQGNTFRKNWGTTSFGVLLKEINDAEIIGNTFEENTVGISIEGSNRINYSKNNFIKNGWAIKVRGACYTNTFIHNNFMYNSFDLAYNSNLNDNIFDENYWSDYTGYDLDRNGTGDIPYRPVKLFSYIVNRTPETIILLRSLFMDIIDFSEKVSPVFTPDDLVDAKPLMKKIK; encoded by the coding sequence ATGGGAAGGATAACATTACTTTTCTGTTTTCTGTTATGTCTTGTTGGCAATCATTTATGGGCTGGGACCATTACGGTCTGTGGATCCTGCGAGGTGAAAACCATAAAGCAAGGCATAGCCGTGGCTGCTGATTTTGATACACTTTTGATCAAAAAAGGAACCTATAAGGAATTCAATATCCAAGTAACCAAACCGCTGACCATTATTGGGGAAAATTATCCCGTAATTGATGGCGAGGATAAGGGAGAGATCATAACCATAGTTTCGGATAATGTTACCATAGACGGCCTGTTCATTATAAACGTGGGTACCAGTTATACGGCAGATTACGCCGCTATCAGGGTGGTGCAGAGCGAAAATTTTCTAATTCAGAATGTGGTGCTGGAAAAGCTGTTTTTCGGGATTTATTTGGAGAAGAGCAAGAACGGCAGGGTATATCATAATAAGATCATCGGGGATGCCGTGGACGAATACAATTCGGGGAATGGTATACAACTGTGGTATTCCCAGAATATAGTTGTGGAGCGCAATATTGTTCAACATGTAAGGGATGGTATCTACCTGGAATTCTCGGACAATATTACCATAGAGAACAATATTAGTTCGGACAATCTTCGCTATGGGCTGCACTTTATGTTCTCCAATGATGACGTTTACAAGGACAATACCTTTGAGAACAACGGGGCAGGGGTTGCGGTCATGTTTTCCAAAAGGATAAAAATGCAGGGCAATACCTTTAGGAAAAATTGGGGTACCACCTCTTTTGGGGTGTTGTTAAAAGAGATCAATGATGCTGAAATTATAGGCAATACCTTTGAAGAAAATACGGTAGGCATCAGCATTGAAGGGTCCAATAGGATAAATTATTCAAAAAACAATTTCATAAAGAATGGCTGGGCCATTAAAGTACGTGGAGCCTGTTACACCAATACTTTTATCCATAATAACTTCATGTACAACTCCTTTGATCTGGCCTACAATAGCAATTTGAACGATAATATTTTTGACGAAAACTATTGGAGCGACTATACCGGCTACGATCTGGATAGAAACGGTACCGGCGATATTCCCTACAGACCGGTAAAATTATTTTCCTATATCGTAAATAGAACCCCAGAAACTATTATTCTGCTTCGCAGTTTATTTATGGATATTATCGATTTTTCGGAAAAAGTATCCCCTGTTTTTACCCCGGACGATTTAGTTGATGCAAAACCCTTAATGAAAAAAATTAAATGA
- a CDS encoding cupin domain-containing protein — MYTINDQIKNQEYNKLQVNKLVKTDALEILNISLEKDAIFPEHTAPTDAQLIVLEGRIIFHINGKSYFISGQQHFSFPKDVPHWVSAEENSKFLIIR; from the coding sequence ATGTACACAATTAACGATCAGATAAAAAATCAGGAATACAATAAACTTCAGGTAAATAAATTGGTAAAAACAGATGCTCTGGAGATATTGAACATTAGTTTGGAGAAGGATGCCATTTTTCCTGAACATACCGCTCCTACGGATGCCCAATTGATTGTTTTGGAAGGAAGGATAATCTTTCACATCAATGGTAAATCCTATTTCATAAGTGGGCAACAACACTTTAGTTTTCCCAAAGACGTGCCACATTGGGTGTCTGCCGAGGAAAATTCCAAATTTCTGATCATTAGATGA
- a CDS encoding nitrous oxide reductase accessory protein NosL, protein MVNYRIFGFLFLLLASSCNVGPKPIAYGTDGCHFCRMTIVDRQHAAEIVTDKGKVFKFDSSECMMNHLKDIDQKQVALYLVNDYNQPGELIDATEATYLISDRIPSPMGEFLTAFKTEQAAVDALMTYDGDLLTWNQLKLRFNL, encoded by the coding sequence ATGGTAAACTACAGAATATTTGGGTTTTTATTTTTATTGTTGGCATCTTCCTGCAATGTTGGCCCTAAGCCCATTGCCTATGGAACTGATGGATGTCATTTTTGTAGAATGACCATTGTGGACAGGCAACATGCAGCTGAAATTGTTACAGATAAGGGTAAGGTCTTTAAGTTCGATTCAAGTGAGTGTATGATGAATCACCTCAAGGATATAGATCAGAAACAGGTAGCTCTTTACCTGGTGAACGATTACAATCAACCAGGGGAACTGATCGATGCAACTGAAGCTACCTATCTGATAAGCGATCGTATTCCCAGCCCCATGGGGGAGTTTTTAACGGCCTTTAAGACGGAGCAGGCGGCAGTGGATGCCCTAATGACGTATGATGGGGACCTGTTGACCTGGAACCAGTTAAAACTGAGATTTAACTTGTAG
- the nosZ gene encoding Sec-dependent nitrous-oxide reductase — translation MKKYTYLVLGLLGFAALLNSCGNGNQGKSSSGALNSSNAEKVYVAPGEHDEFYAFMSGGYSGNLTVYGLPSGRMFKEIPVFSQFPTSGYGYSEETKPMLNTSHGFVPWDDSHHPDISQTNGELDGRWIFINGNNTPRIARISLSTFETEEIIEVPNSAGNHSSSFVTENTEYVVAGTRFSVPIPQRDMPINQYKGNFQGSLSFISVDPEHGHMDIKFQIIMPGFNYDLSHPGRGKSHGWFFFTTYNTEEASTLQEVNSSQNDKDFIAAINWKKVEEYVNNGGGTKMPANYAHNVYDESTHTATTTMKKEVVTVNPLDVPGAVFFLPTPKSPHGCDVDPTGQYIIGNGKLSADLTIHSFDNMIAAIEGKKFDGEAYGIPILKFEDVLAGTVKSGGLGPLHTEFDGKGNAYTTFFISSEVVKWKLGTWEVIDRKPTYYSVGHLMIPGGNSRKPFGKYVVALNKITKDRYLPVGPEMEHSAQIYDISGDKMELLYDFPTHGEPHYAAGIPAELLAPKSKKFYKLADNKHPYATLGAADAKVERDGKDVHIYMSTIRSHFTPDNIEGVKVGDKVYFHITNQEQDFDVPHGFAVIGANNSELLIMPGQTKTLVWEPKQVGVWPFYCTDFCSALHQEMQGYIRVSPANSNLELSWSLGD, via the coding sequence ATGAAAAAGTATACCTATTTAGTATTGGGACTCTTGGGCTTTGCTGCCTTATTGAATAGTTGCGGCAATGGTAACCAAGGCAAAAGTTCTTCAGGAGCATTAAATTCGAGCAATGCCGAAAAAGTCTATGTGGCCCCTGGGGAACATGACGAGTTTTACGCCTTTATGTCCGGGGGATATAGTGGCAATCTAACAGTTTATGGCCTCCCATCTGGACGTATGTTCAAGGAAATTCCCGTATTTTCACAATTTCCCACTTCGGGCTATGGCTATTCCGAAGAAACAAAGCCTATGTTGAATACCTCTCACGGGTTTGTACCTTGGGATGATTCCCACCACCCCGATATTTCCCAAACGAATGGAGAACTGGATGGAAGATGGATATTCATAAACGGAAATAACACACCAAGAATTGCTCGTATAAGTCTAAGTACTTTTGAAACAGAAGAAATTATTGAGGTGCCCAACAGTGCCGGTAACCACAGTTCATCTTTTGTTACCGAAAACACCGAATATGTTGTGGCAGGAACTCGTTTTTCAGTGCCCATTCCACAACGTGATATGCCCATAAACCAATACAAGGGAAACTTTCAAGGGTCTCTATCTTTCATAAGTGTTGACCCGGAACACGGTCATATGGATATTAAATTCCAAATCATCATGCCCGGATTTAACTATGATCTTTCGCATCCTGGTAGGGGAAAATCCCACGGTTGGTTCTTCTTTACTACCTATAATACTGAGGAGGCCAGTACATTACAAGAAGTGAACTCTTCTCAGAACGATAAGGATTTTATTGCGGCTATCAACTGGAAAAAAGTTGAAGAGTATGTGAACAATGGTGGAGGCACCAAAATGCCAGCTAATTATGCGCATAACGTATATGATGAGTCTACGCATACTGCAACCACTACCATGAAAAAAGAAGTTGTTACAGTAAACCCCCTAGATGTACCTGGTGCGGTATTCTTTCTACCCACTCCAAAATCTCCTCACGGTTGTGATGTAGATCCAACAGGCCAATACATTATTGGCAATGGTAAATTATCTGCGGACTTAACAATACACTCTTTTGATAATATGATTGCTGCCATTGAGGGTAAAAAGTTCGACGGTGAGGCCTATGGTATTCCTATCTTAAAATTTGAGGACGTGCTTGCAGGAACCGTTAAAAGTGGTGGTCTTGGGCCGTTGCATACCGAGTTTGATGGTAAGGGCAATGCCTATACTACCTTCTTTATTTCTTCGGAAGTTGTAAAATGGAAATTGGGGACTTGGGAGGTTATCGATAGAAAACCAACTTATTACTCTGTTGGTCACTTGATGATTCCAGGTGGAAATTCCAGAAAGCCTTTTGGGAAGTATGTAGTAGCACTTAATAAAATTACAAAAGATAGATATCTGCCAGTAGGTCCAGAGATGGAGCACTCGGCTCAGATTTACGATATCTCTGGAGATAAAATGGAACTGCTTTATGATTTCCCTACTCATGGGGAGCCACATTATGCAGCAGGAATCCCAGCTGAACTTTTAGCTCCTAAATCGAAAAAGTTTTATAAACTCGCAGATAACAAACACCCTTACGCCACTTTAGGGGCAGCTGATGCCAAAGTGGAACGCGATGGTAAGGATGTGCATATTTATATGTCAACCATCAGAAGTCATTTTACACCAGATAACATTGAGGGTGTTAAGGTAGGCGACAAGGTATATTTTCATATAACGAACCAAGAGCAGGATTTTGATGTACCACACGGTTTTGCCGTGATTGGCGCCAATAATTCAGAGCTATTGATCATGCCAGGGCAGACCAAGACATTGGTGTGGGAACCCAAGCAAGTAGGTGTGTGGCCGTTCTATTGTACAGATTTCTGTTCCGCACTGCACCAAGAGATGCAGGGCTATATTAGGGTTTCACCAGCAAATTCCAACTTGGAACTATCCTGGTCACTAGGCGATTAA
- a CDS encoding fasciclin domain-containing protein, whose amino-acid sequence MFPTTNLKSFMLSFLMLGVLFSCKNEAKTATNPTQDNAGTEEVEKQGQAFIEDDGSTPNVLQIAIGSPDHTTLVAAVQAAELENALVNAGPLMVFAPTNEAFAALPEGTVEDLLKPENKAALANILKYHVTAGNYSKEFLMKFKKLGQANDQNVTVEVVGDDVLVGGAKILASVPAGNGIVHVVDKVILPPTE is encoded by the coding sequence ATGTTCCCGACAACCAATTTAAAATCATTTATGTTATCGTTTCTAATGCTGGGCGTTTTGTTCAGTTGTAAAAACGAAGCGAAGACAGCAACGAATCCAACTCAGGACAATGCCGGAACGGAGGAAGTTGAAAAACAGGGCCAGGCCTTTATCGAAGATGATGGTTCTACGCCCAATGTTCTACAGATTGCCATAGGTTCCCCAGACCATACCACCTTGGTGGCAGCGGTGCAGGCCGCGGAATTGGAAAACGCCTTGGTAAATGCAGGCCCCCTAATGGTATTTGCACCTACCAATGAAGCGTTCGCAGCCTTGCCAGAAGGCACCGTGGAAGATCTTCTAAAGCCGGAGAACAAGGCGGCTTTGGCCAATATTCTAAAATATCATGTTACCGCTGGTAATTACAGCAAGGAATTTTTAATGAAGTTTAAAAAATTGGGGCAGGCCAATGATCAGAACGTTACCGTTGAGGTAGTAGGGGACGATGTTTTGGTCGGTGGCGCTAAAATTTTGGCCAGTGTACCTGCGGGCAATGGGATTGTACACGTGGTAGACAAGGTGATTTTGCCCCCAACAGAATAA
- a CDS encoding c-type cytochrome, protein MKIILKSSAVLFSVLMMSCGGKEEKKKEGFSVDRAKTTTEQPAPAPAAVDTKPSETVDLTNKGVGPITSVSLAAEVDQEMAKKGEEVYNKMCLACHRVDKKFIGPAPKGILERRSPEWVMNMILNPEVMVKEDPLAKALLAEFNGAPMANQSLTEEEARAVLEYFRTL, encoded by the coding sequence ATGAAAATAATTTTAAAAAGTAGCGCAGTTCTTTTTTCAGTTTTGATGATGAGCTGTGGAGGTAAGGAAGAAAAGAAAAAAGAAGGCTTTAGTGTGGATAGGGCAAAAACCACAACGGAACAACCTGCACCTGCCCCTGCGGCAGTAGATACCAAACCTTCGGAGACCGTGGATTTGACCAACAAGGGTGTTGGGCCCATTACCTCGGTAAGCTTGGCGGCCGAAGTGGACCAGGAAATGGCCAAAAAAGGGGAGGAAGTCTACAACAAAATGTGTTTGGCCTGCCATAGGGTAGATAAAAAATTCATAGGGCCGGCCCCAAAAGGCATATTGGAAAGACGTAGCCCGGAATGGGTAATGAACATGATCTTGAATCCTGAGGTTATGGTGAAGGAGGATCCGTTGGCAAAAGCTTTATTGGCTGAATTTAACGGTGCTCCAATGGCCAATCAAAGTCTTACCGAAGAAGAGGCCCGGGCAGTATTGGAATACTTTAGAACCTTATAA
- a CDS encoding acetyl-CoA carboxylase biotin carboxyl carrier protein subunit encodes MANYDITIDKEKIILSSKDIASLDIIPIGNQQFHALRQDRSYKIKILNTDFANKTMTIEVNGNSYEMVLADEYDQMVDKMGLLSTKTHKINNIKAPMPGLIIDVMASIGQKVESGTPLIVLSAMKMENIITSQGEGIIKSINVEVNDAVDKGQLIIEME; translated from the coding sequence ATGGCCAACTACGATATTACTATCGATAAGGAAAAAATCATTTTAAGTTCCAAGGATATAGCATCTTTGGATATTATTCCCATAGGCAATCAGCAATTTCATGCCCTTAGGCAGGACCGATCCTATAAGATCAAAATCTTGAATACCGATTTTGCCAACAAAACTATGACCATCGAGGTCAATGGCAATAGCTATGAAATGGTCCTGGCAGATGAATATGATCAAATGGTAGACAAAATGGGATTGTTATCTACGAAAACCCATAAAATAAATAATATCAAGGCCCCCATGCCCGGGCTAATCATAGATGTTATGGCATCAATAGGACAGAAAGTTGAATCAGGGACACCCTTGATAGTGCTATCGGCCATGAAAATGGAGAATATCATCACCTCCCAGGGGGAAGGCATAATAAAAAGTATAAATGTGGAGGTAAACGATGCTGTTGACAAAGGACAGCTAATTATTGAAATGGAATAA